The genomic segment TAGAAATAGGTAAAGACAACCATTGGCCGTGCGTTCATGAGCTTTCGACAGGGAGACCGGAGAAAGCCAGACAGTCAGCAACGACTGAAAACTAAAGGTATCAGAAGAGGGAATCCATGATGCCCAATTTCTTTCTCCAACCAAGATCATCTGACCCAACCTATTGTTGAAGCATGTAGCAAAAGAAGTTAATAGAATGAGCAGAGAATATGAGTCCATTAAGATTAAAGAAATGTGAGATAGAAATGGGTAAAGACAACCATTAGCCTTGCGTTCATGAGCTTTCTTCAGGGAGATGGCAGAAAGCCGAACACTTTGGGCAGCGACTGAAAACTAAAGGGATCAGAAGATGAAATCCATGGTGCCCGATGTTCTTTCTCCAACCAAGATTATCTGACCCAACCTATTGTTGAAGCATGTAGCAAAAGAAATTGATACGATAGGCAGAGAATACGAGCCTATTAAGATTAAAGAAATATGAGCTAGAGATAGGTAAAGACAACCATTAGCCGAGCGTTCATGAGCTTTCGACAGGGAGACCGGAGAAAGCCGGATACTTTGGGCAACGACTGAAAACTAAAGGGATCAGAAAATGAAATCCATGGTGCCCGATGTTCTTTCTCCAGCCAAGATCATCTGACCCAACCTATTGTTGAAGCATATAGCAAAAGAAATTGATACAATAGGCAGAGAATACGAGCCTATTAAGATTAAAGAAATGTGAGATAGAAATGGATAAAGACAACCATTGGCCGAGTGTTCATGAGCTTTCGACAGGGAGACCGGAGAAAGCCGGACACTTCGGGCAACGACTGAAAACTAAAGAGATCACAAGATGAAATCCATGGTGCCCGCTGTTCTTTCTCTCCCCTTCTCAAGATCATCTGACCCTCATActtaacatcggggagggggggccCAGACACAACAGATGGTCATTGGGTCCTCACGAAATTCGATTCAGCAGAATCGGATGACTTTCATCCAATATATATGGAGACCTTCATGATAGATATGAGATCAATAGAAGACAGATACGAGTTATGAAGTAGATATGAGATAGAAGGAAGCCATAATAGATATGAGCAATAGATATAAGACGTGAGATGGATAAAAGTTCATGAACTAGACATAAGGGATGAATAGATATCAGGAGGATATAAGAAAGAAAAAATTGTTCCAGTGAACAAACGTCTCccatcattttttattttgtgCTTGGACGTTGATGAACAAGAGCACATTTGGCAGACTTTTTCTGGTGGCCTAAATGTAATTGTCACCATACATTCCCTATGTAAAAAGGTGTCATGTGCCCAGGAGAATAGAGGAAAGAGGGTAAGGCCATCTTAAACACAAGAGCACCTATtgtcatgacacacacacgcgtttTGAATGGTCAAACACACTAATCCGTCAATTGGCTCTCATTTTTTATAAAAAGACTCTTAGTGGTACCTAAAAGGCATGCTAAAAATTTGTGCCCTACTTGGGGTCTATAGACACATTCATCGGAATAAAGTCCCACTATGGCCTATTTCCCAATccacagtggatataaaaagtctactcttgtgctgaaaggtgaaattcctcttcatttttagcagaggcctgaaggttttgatgcaaaattgactgCTATTTGGAATTGTCCATATGAGCAAAGCCCCATTTTCaggtgctgaaaaacagccccaaagcacaatgctgcctccaccatgcctcactgtggggatggtgttcaccTGGTGATGCACATTGTTGGCTTTGCATCAAACATAACTTTTGGAATCATGGATAAAAAGTTGTACCTTGGTCTCATTAGGCCGTAACATATTTTCCCACATGATGTAGGTTTTGGCAACACATAGCAAAGCCTGgatgtttttttaaagaaaaggcTTCCATCTTGCCTTCCACTGCTCAGCCATATGAAGAATACAGAACATTGCTGTTTCATGCGGGACACAACCAGCACTTAATTACAACTCCTGCAGCTCCTTTCATGTTGCCCCCGTCTTTTTGAAAACTTCCTGAACCATTTTTCTTATCTTTTGATCAATTTTTGAGGGATGtccagttctaggtaatgtcacCGTTGGGCCAAATTTGAGAGACTTTTTGACATCTTCACAGTGTCCATAACAGATTTAGTGCCTTGGAAATGTTTTTGTTCCCTTTTTGCTGACCGGTAACTTTCTAtactgagatccctttgctgtgttgtcagctgtttacagaccattgattttgctgtgaaatgcaactaagaaaatatCAGGAAAGACTTAGAACATTGAAACCTTCTCTTGAGTTAATCAGAATCACTACAGCTCCTTTACCATTGGATTTTCTTTTTGTCTTTAAATACATTTTTGAGATATGCCCAGTTCTATGTACAGTTTTGCCAAATTTAAGAAACTTCTGGTTGTCTTCACCATGTCTGAAGTAGATTTAATGCCTtggaaatgtttttgtttccttttCCCGACCGATAACTTTTTATAATGAGATCtccttgctgtgttgtcagctgtttacacacCTTGGCTTTTGTTGTAAAATATCAGGAAGATCCTTGAACATTGAAATTTTCTCTTGGGTTAATCAGAATCGCTACAGCTCCTTTACTGTTGTAAGCATCCGGGGccaattttttttgtctttaaatACATTTTTGAGATATGCCGAGTTCTAGGTACAGTTTTTGCCAAATTTAAGAAACTTCTGGACGTCTTCACAGTGTCCGTCGTAGATTTAATGCCTTGGAAATGTTCTTGTTGCCTTTTCCTGACCGATAACTTTCTAtactgagatccctttgctgtgttgtcagctgtttacagaccatTGCTTTTGTTGTAAAAGGCAaataagaaaatgtcaggaaaatcctagaACATTGAAACGTTCTCATGGGTTAATCAGAATCGCTGCAGCTCCTTTACTGTTGGAAGTATCCGGGGCCAATTTTCTTTTTGTCTTTAAATACATTTTTGAGATACGCCGAGTTCTAGGTACAGTTTTGCCAAATTTAAGAAACTTCTGGATGTCTTCACAGTGTCCATAGTATATTTAATGCCTTGGAAATGGTTTTGTTCCCTTTTCCTGACTGATAACTTTCTACAGTCAGATCctcttgctgtgttgtcagctgtttacagaccattgcttttgctgtaaaatgctagtaacaaaatgtcaggaaaatcttaGAACATTGAAACTTTCTCTGTGGTTAATCAGAATTGCTGCAGCTCCTTTACTGTTGGAAGCATCCGGGgccaatttttttttgtctttaaataCATTTTTGAGATACGCCGAGTTCTAGGTACAGTTTTGCTAAATTTAAGAAACTTCTGGATGTCTTCACAGTGTCCATAGTAGATTTAATGCCTTGGAAATGTTTTTGTTCCCTTTTCCTAACCGATAACTTTCtataatgagatccctttgctgtgttgtcagctgtttacagaccatggcttttgctgtaaaatgctagtaaaaaaatgtcaggaaaatcttaGAACATTGAAACTTTCTCTTGGGTTAATCAGAATCGCTACAGCTCCTTTACTGTTGTAAGCATCCGGGGccaattttttttgtctttaaatACATTTTTGAGATATGCCGAGTTCTAGGTACAGTTTTGCCAAATTTAAGAAACTTCTAGACGTCTTCACAGTGGCCATAGTAGACTTAATGCCTTAGAAATGGTTTTGTTCCCTTTTCCTGACCGATAACTTTCTAtactgagatccctttgctgtgttgtcagctgtttacagaccatggcttttgctgtaaaatgctagtaagaaaatgtcaggaaaatgttAGAACATTGAAACTTTCTCTGTGGTTAATCAGAATCGCTGCAGCTCCTTTACTGTTGGAAGCATCCGGGgccaatttttttttgtctttaaataCATTTTTGGGATATGTCCAGTTCTAGGTATAATTTTGCCAAATTTAAGAAACTTCTGGATGTCTTCACAGTGTCTGTAGTATATTTAATGCCTTGGAAATGTTTTTGTTCCCTTTTCCTGGCTGATGACTTTCTAtactgagatccctttgctgtgttgtcagctgtttacagacctTGACTTTTGTTGTAAAATATCAGGAAGATCCTAGAGCATTGAAACTTTCTCTGTGGTTAATCAGGACCACTGTAGTGAACCAAGTTCTGAAATAATTCTTCTTGGTAGGATTTTGTCACGACAATAACCTGGCATTTTCGCAGGGGCATTTAGATTATTAGGTTTTGCACCACTGAACGTGTCCATAGACCCCACGTATTTTCGGCACGCCTTTTAGGTGCACCTATAAAGCAGAAGATTGGTCAGAAAGTAGATAAATAATCATGGTTATGTGCCTACTTCATGATATGCCATGATTAGAGAATGACACATGAAGATCATTCCCAGGGGACGGTCATGtgcaaaccccccccccacccacaaaAAAAGCATCGAGCAGTCATTGTTCCATGGGGCCGGCTCCTCTGGAAAAAACTGTCGCCCTCATCATATCCATTCATGGTGCCAGAGTGCCAGCTAAGCACATACCTTTATCAGGAACCCAACAAGCCCTCGGCGTGGAGGGAGCAGGGGGGCGGACATCTATTGACCCCTTTCTATCGGCCCGCGGAGAGAGGGTGGTCTCCTGAGCTAAAAAGGTTTTACCTGCGTCAACAGAAACCATGCACAACGGTCGGGAGCatcatggggttttttttggacTGCAGCCTAGTCTGATTCCTTTCAGCGCCGCTCGGCATCGGAGTGAGAACCTTGTGTCTGCTCACCTCTTCTAAGGACACGTCAAACAGGTAAGGGGCTTATCCGGGGACCCCCATAGACCCGGTCACCTGACGTCGGCATCACGAGACCCTCAGAGGTTCCTCCACGACAATATGTATGGACAGGTGAAAACAATGTTATTGAATTTCAGACCTTTTATGTTTTCGATACAATGTATCATTTTGACATTCCAAAGTGTTCAACCATGTAACAGGTAATTTATCATTAAATGTAGGCTCCAGGGTGATTATTTGATACAATTGTGCccaaaaaagttgcaaaaagttAAGAATTCCGTACATTTCTTTGTTTATCTTTTTAGTCTAAACATTCTAATGTatcttttttttaaagaataacaAATATAAGAATATCTATTTTTTTAGCTCTTATCCAGGAGTAGATTGTGAGGTTACCGATACTTTTTACacttatcagatatttttattgccAAATTCAAGCAATTATCTTAATTTTTGCTGATTGGAGTACGGTCGGAGCATCATCCGTTTTTCTCGTCAGTAAATACATAAAGAGAATTTTTCCACCTTCTCTGTTCGAACAGTCCGGACCGCACATTCGGACACTCCGGACCGCACATTCGGACACTCCGGACCGCACATTCGGACACTCCGGACCGCACATTTGGACAGTCCAGACCGCACATTCGGACAGTCCGGACCGCACATTCAGACAGTCCAGACCGCACATTTGGACAGTCTGGACTGCACATTCGGACACTCCGGACCGCACATTCGGACACTCCGGACCGCACATTCAGACAGTCCAGACCGCACATTCGAACAGTCTGGACTGCACATTCGGACAGTCCGGACCGCACATTCGGACAGTCCAGACTGCACATTTGGACACTCCGGACCGCACATTCAGACAGTCCAGACCGCACATTTGGACAGTCTGGACTGCACATTCGGACAGTCCAGACCGCACATTTGGACACTCCGGACCGCACATTCAGACAGTCCAGACCACACATTTGGACAGTCCAGACCGCACATTCGGACAGTCCGGACCGCACATTCAGACAGTCCAGACCGCACATTTGGACAGTCTGGACTGCACATTCGGACAGTCCGGACCGCACATTCGGACAGTCGGGACCGCACATTCAGACAGTCCAGACCGCACATTCGGACAGTCTGGACCGCAAATTCGGACAGTCAGGACCGCACATTCAGACAGTCCGGACCGCACATTTGGACAGTCTGGACTGCACATTCGGACAGTCTGGACCGCACATTCGGACAGTCTGGACTGCACATTCGGACAGTCTGGACCGCACATTCAAACAGTCCGGACCGCACATTCAGACAGTTCGGACCGCACATTTAGACAGTCTGGACGGCACATTCGGACACTCCGGATCGCACATTCGTACAGTCCGGACCGCACATTTGGACACTCCGGACCGCACATTGAGACAGTCCAGACTGCACATTTGGACACTCCGGACCGCACATTTGGATAGTCCGGACGGCACATTTAGACAGTTCAGACCGCACATTCGGACAGTCTGGACTGCAAATTCGGACAGTCCGGACCGCACATTCGCAAGTCCGGACCACACATTCAGACAGTCCGAACCGCACATTCGGACAGTCCAGaccgcactcggatgtcatccgattTTTTTTCACGGAACCATTGACCACCATTGCCGATTTTGATCCGACTCTCGGACAAGTCTCCGCAATTTTCCTTCGAGAATCCACGAAGGATTATCAGACAATCCTATAAAAGTCTTCTTCTTATGTCCCACCTGTCCTCTTCTCAGACATCTTCTGCCGTCGGGATGTACAGTTTCATGGGTGGAGGCCTCTTCTGCGCCTGCGTGGGTAACATCCTCTTAGTCGTTTCCACCGCCACAGACTACTGGATGCAGTATCGACTGTCCGGGACGTTCGCGCACCAAGGACTGTGGAGATATTGTGTGACCGGAAAATGCTACTTGCAGGTGGAGAGCATCGGTAGGTAGCCATGACTATAGCTTGTAAAATGAGATCCCAGTATTAGTAAATATCCATGTCCTGTCTGATCAGAAAATCAGCTTACTGTTTTatctctccaccatgctttacactgcatctctGCCTGATCAGATTGGCTTCTCTGTATAGGCACAAGCCCAGCAGAGGTGACCCCTGCCCCTGGATTATAATACAGGGTTTGTGTTTTTTCTTGCAGCGTATTGGAATGCCACGCGAGCCTTCATGATCCTGTCCACACTGTCCTGCTTTGCTGGGATCATCGCCGGGATCTTGTCCTTTGCACATTTCTCTACGTTCCAGAGGTTTAACAGGTCATTTGCTGCAGGCATCATGTTCTTCATCTCCAGTGAGTAAAAAAGTAACTTCAGTCCATATAGAgccatattatagtagttatatccctgtacatagggggcagtattatagtagttatattcttgtacataggagcagtattatagtagttatattcttgtacataggggcggtattatagtagttatattcttgtacataggggcagtattatagtggttatattcttgtacataggagcagtattatagtagttatattcttgtacataggagcagtattatagtagttatattcttgtacatagggggcagtattatagtagttatattcttgtacataggggcagtgttatagtagttatattcttgtacataggggcggtattatagtagttatattcttgtacataggggcagtattatagtagttatattctagtacatagggggcagtattatagtagttatattcttgtatataggggcagtattatagtagttatattcttgtatataggggcagtattatagtagttatatacttgtatatagggggcagtattatagtagttatattcttgtatataggggcagtattatagtagttatattcttgtatatagggggcagtattatagtagttatattcttgtacatagggggcagtattatagtagttatattcttgtacatagggagcagtattatagtagttatattcttgtacataggggcagtattatagtagttatattcttatacataggggcggtattatagtagttatattcttgtacatagggggcagtattatagtagttatattcttgcacataggggcagtattatagtagttatattcttgtacattggggcagtattatagtagttatattcttgtacataggatcagtattatagtagttatattcttgtacataggggcagtattatagtagttatattcttgtacataggggcagtattatagtagttatattcttgtacataggggcagtattatagtagttatattcttgtacataggagcagtattatagtagttatattcttgtacataggggcagtattatagtagttatattcttatacataagggtagtattatagtagttatattcttgtacataggggcagtattatagtagttatattcttgtacataggggcagtattatagtagttatattcttgtacataggggcagtattatagtagttatattcttgtacataggggcagtattatagtagttatattcttatacatagggggcagtattatagtagttatattcttgtacataggggcggtattatagtagttatattcttgtacataggggcagtattatagtagttatattcttgtacataggagcagtattatagtagttatattcttgtacataggggcggtattatagtagttatattcttgtacataggagcagtattatagtagttatattcttgtacataggggcagtattatagtagttatattcttgtacataggggcagtattacagtagttatattcttgtatatagggggcagcattatagtagttatattcttgtacatagggggcagtattatagtagttatattcttgtacataggggcagtattatagtagttatattcttgtacataggagcagtattatagtagttatattctttacataggggcagtattatagtagttatattcttgtacataggagcagtattatagtagttatattcttgtacatagggggcagtattatagtaggtatattcttgtacataggggcagtattatagtagttatattcttatacatagggggcagtattatagtagttatattcttgtacataggggcagtattatagtagttatattcttgtacatagtggcagtattatagtagttatattcttgtacataggggcagtattatagtagttatattcttgtacataggggcagtattatagtagttatattcttgtacatagggggcagtattatagtagttatattcttgtatataggggcagtattatagtagttatattcttgttcatagggggcagtattatagtagttatattcttgtacatagggggcagtattatagtagttatattcttgtatataggggcagtattatagtagttatattcttgtatataggagcagtattatagtagttatattcttgtacatagggagcagtattatagtagttatattcttgtacataggggcagtattatagtagttatattcttgtacataggggcagtattatagtagttatattcttgtacatagggggcagtattatagtagttatattcttgtacacaggggcagtattatagtagttatattcttgtacatagggggcagtattatagtagttatattcttgtatataggagcagtattatagtagttatattcttgtacatagggggcagtattatagtagttatattcttgtacataggggcagtattatagtagttatattcttgtacatagggggcagcattatagtagttatattcttgtacatagggggcagtattatagtagttatattcttgtacataggggcagtattatagtagttatattcttgtatataggggcagtattatagtagttatattcttgtacatagggggcagtattatagtagttatattcttgtacataggggcagtattatatttttATATCTTTTCTCTTCTCAGCCCTCTTTGTGTTGTTGGCTATGGCAATCTACACTGGAGTAACAGTGAATTTCCTGGGGAAGCGGTTTGGCGATTGGCGTTTCTCCTGGTCCTATATATTGGGCTGGGTTGCTTTGCTGATGACTTTTTTTGCAGGTAAGAGGTGATGTATAGGTGCAGTACAATGGATGTGTTGGTAAAGTTCCGCCCTGCGCCGCTCTTCTCACCGCTATCCTCTGTTTGCAGGGATTTTTTACATGTGCGCCTATCGGATGCACGAATGTCGGAGAGCCACTGGACCCCGCTAATATCTGGATAATAATAAAGACAATTTTATGGGATGATGTTCAGTAAATGTTTCTCCGCGTCTTCTGGAACGATGACAAGATGGCGACAAGGCTAGgctgcatatacagtcatatgaaaaagtttgggcacccctcttaatgttaaccttttttctttatagcaatttgggtttttgctatttcagtttcatatatctaataactgatggactgagtaatatttctggattgaaatgaggtttattgtactaacagaaaatgtgcaatccgcatttaaacaaaatttgaccagtgcaaaagtatgggcacctcaacataagtgacattaatattttgtagatcctccttttgcagaaatcacagcctctagtcgcttcctgtagcttttaatgagttcctggatcctggatgaaggtatatttgaccattcctgtttacaaaacaattccagttcagttaa from the Anomaloglossus baeobatrachus isolate aAnoBae1 chromosome 11, aAnoBae1.hap1, whole genome shotgun sequence genome contains:
- the LOC142256220 gene encoding lens fiber membrane intrinsic protein-like; protein product: MYSFMGGGLFCACVGNILLVVSTATDYWMQYRLSGTFAHQGLWRYCVTGKCYLQVESIAYWNATRAFMILSTLSCFAGIIAGILSFAHFSTFQRFNRSFAAGIMFFISTLFVLLAMAIYTGVTVNFLGKRFGDWRFSWSYILGWVALLMTFFAGIFYMCAYRMHECRRATGPR